From Microtus ochrogaster isolate Prairie Vole_2 unplaced genomic scaffold, MicOch1.0 UNK4617, whole genome shotgun sequence, a single genomic window includes:
- the LOC101990035 gene encoding nephrocystin-4-like yields the protein MLPPHGVQDLHVGVRPRRAGSRFVHLNLVDMDYHQLVASWLVCLSCRQPLISKAFEITMAAGEGKGASKRITYTNPYPSRRTYHLHSDRPDLLQFKESSFQVCPEGWR from the exons ATGTTGCCGCCTCACGGGGTCCAGGACCTTCATGTGGGCGTGAGGCCAAGGAGGGCCGGCAGCCGCTTTGTCCATCTCAACCTGGTGGACATGGACTACCACCAGCTGGTGGCATCATGGCTCGTGTGCCTTTCCTGCCGCCAGCCACTCATTTCCAAG GCCTTTGAGATCACCATGGCGgcgggggaagggaagggtgccAGCAAGCGGATCACCTACACCAACCCCTATCCTTCTCGGAGGACCTACCACCTACACAGTGACCGCCCCGACCTGCTGCAGTTCAAGGAGAGCTCCTTCCAGGTCTGCCCCGAGGGCTGGCGG